One Dromiciops gliroides isolate mDroGli1 chromosome 3, mDroGli1.pri, whole genome shotgun sequence DNA segment encodes these proteins:
- the LOC122748275 gene encoding polyadenylate-binding protein 2-like: MAAAEAAGAAGAAGAAGAARGRGSGPGWRRHLVSGAWGEPGEGAPANAGDYGNGLEAEELDPKNLLLEPQDLLLEPEEFLLQLQLQLELESEPETEEEPPRPRAPPGVPGSQEEEEERGLVQGNPGHGAIEDPELEAIKVRVREMEEEAEKLKELQKEVEKQVNRSPPPGNAGPGIMSIEEKMEADARSIYVGNVDYGATAEELEAHFHGCGSVHRVTILCDKFSGRPKGFAYIEFSDKASVRTSMALDDSLFRGRQIKVTPKRTNRPGISTTDRGFPRARYHHARATNYSSSHSGFYSGFNSRPRGRVYRARARATSWYSPY; the protein is encoded by the coding sequence ATGGCGGCGGCAGAAGCAGCGGGGGCAGCGGGGGCAGCGGGGGCAGCGGGGGCAGCCAGAGGTCGAGGCTCCGGGCCAGGGTGGCGGCGCCATCTTGTGTCCGGGGCCTGGGGGGAGCCTGGGGAGGGGGCCCCGGCCAACGCAGGGGACTACGGGAACGGGCTGGAGGCGGAGGAGCTAGATCCTAAGAACTTGCTGCTAGAGCCCCAGGACTTGCTGCTAGAGCCCGAGGAATTTTTGCTACAGCTACAGCTACAGCTAGAGCTAGAATCGGAGCCCGAGACCGAGGAGGAGCCGCCCCGGCCCCGTGCTCCCCCAGGAGTCCCCGGCAgtcaagaggaggaggaagagcgaGGCCTGGTTCAGGGCAACCCGGGGCACGGCGCTATAGAGGACCCGGAGCTGGAGGCCATCAAAGTCCGAGTaagggagatggaggaagaggcagagaaattGAAGGAGCTTCAGAAGGAGGTGGAGAAACAGGTGAACAGGAGCCCACCGCCAGGCAATGCTGGCCCCGGGATCATGTCCATTGAGGAGAAGATGGAGGCTGATGCCCGGTCCATCTATGTGGGCAATGTTGACTATGGTGCCACAGCAGAAGAGCTGGAGGCACACTTCCATGGTTGTGGTTCAGTTCATCGAGTTACCATCCTTTGTGACAAGTTCAGTGGCCGCCCTAAAGGGTTTGCATATATAGAATTTTCAGATAAAGCTTCGGTGAGGACGTCAATGGCCTTGGACGATTCTCTTTTCAGAGGACGACAGATCAAAGTGACACCAAAACGGACCAATCGGCCGGGGATCAGCACCACAGATCGCGGTTTTCCGCGTGCTCGCTATCATCATGCTAGAGCTACTAACTACAGTAGTTCACACTCTGGATTCTATAGTGGCTTCAACAGCAGACCCCGGGGAAGAGTCTACAGGGCCCGGGCTAGAGCGACGTCATGGTATTccccttactaa